CGCGGCAGGCTCAGGCTCAAATTCATCTGCGTACTTCTCTTTAATTCGAATATCCGAGTAATCAGCATCAAGAGCAAGAGCCAGCACTCGGATAATTGTATTGATATCCGTCTTGGACAGGTTGCGGGCGATTTTTGATTTAAGCAGCACGCGGTACACCTCGTCAGTTGCCGCCCCGCGCGGTTGCACGACATTGGTCCCGATCCGGTCCAGCGTCGTACCTTGTGCATTGTCGATGCTGCGCCACTCGCGTATACGGGCGAGAGTATCATCCAGCGTCGCCAACTCACCATGTAGGATGCTGATCAACTTGCCCAGATTGCTGTCCGGGCTTTTGTTGTAGGTGTCGGCAAAACGCTTGAGCATATCCTTGATGCTAAACATGGCTACTCACCGAAATCTGTGCCGCCGTAGTCTGTGCCACTTCGTACGGCTGGATTAAAACATTGCTGCCGCCCAGGCTACCGGACACCTTTCCAACGGTAAGTGCTATATCCTCCACACCCTCAACGCTATATACAGCGCTGATTAAGCGTGTATACACAACGGCTACGCCCATGCTCAGGCCGTTATAATATGACCCCGCTGCATCGGTGCCGCCGATATATCGGATAAGCGCGCTACGTACCTGCTCGTCACCGTCTGCCGGGTATCGCTCGTTTTTGATAACTGCTACAGAGACTTTAATGACAACCTCAGTGGCCCGGGAAAACTTAACCGTATGTGCCTGGCCGCCCAAGTCCTCCACCTGCTTACTGATAGCCCCGTGGGACTCGATTCCTCCGCTCTTGGTCGCAAAGATAGTTTCGGCAATTCCCTGTTCATCACCGCCCAGCACATAAGCCTGGAAGGACTTCGGCGGCCGCCCGGCGCTGTCTGCCGTCATGCCGGTATTTTCTATGATCGTTGCCGCCCGGACGGTAGGCAGCCGCAGAAGCGCACCGCGTAAGGCATCCACCGAAGCTGCACCGCCACCGGCAACGGATTGGTCAAAGCGATTGCGGAACTCCGCGTCCGTTTCCTTCTCCCTGCCGCCGGTAGTCGGTGCGGCATTGGTGACGCTGGTCACGTCCGGTACCGGATTAACCACAACCGTAATCATGCCAGCGCCCAAATTGCCACCTGAACCCGCCTCCAGCGCCTCTATAGCAATGGTACCGGTACTGCCTGTGAGCGTAACGCTTGTCAGTGTCTCAAAGACCACGCCGGAAGCGGTAGCCGCCCGGAAGCCAGCAGGCACGACATACCCAGGTGTCCCGGTAATCGTCAGCTGTCCGCTTGCCCACTGCGCCAGTGTGCGGGTAATACCTACCTGCGGCCCCAGCCGATCCAGGTTGTTTCCCGTTGCCGTCGGAATATAGCCACTGTTATAGACGTCTTCGGCGGTACTCCAAATGATTGCTAAAAACCACGCAAATATTCGGAGAATGATACCTAACGGTGACCGGACAGAGGTATTAACGGTGTCACCGAATGCTTCCTTAGCCTTGTCTTCCATTTGCGCAAAAAGATCGTCAAAGCGCAGCCGCTTAAACCCTGTGCTATCCAACAACGGTATCTACCCCCTCGATTGTAATCACATCACCGTTGACCGCCGTGGCCGTAAAGTCTGCTGTGGCTGTCCGCTTCTGCCTATCAAAGGTAACTGTCACGGTGTCCACGGTCTGGATACGCAGTTCCTGAAGCACTCCGGCTGTCAGCTCGTCGCGGATCTCTTCTTCCGTCACACCCTTGCCTGTGATTCGAGCAAAATCAATACCCATTTCCGGGTCAAGTATCCACTCGCCCTTATTGGTGCCGACAGCCAACGCACAGCATTGGGCAATCTCTTCCGGACCGGATACAAGCTGCAGCTCACC
The window above is part of the Paenibacillus sp. FSL K6-0276 genome. Proteins encoded here:
- a CDS encoding DUF2634 domain-containing protein; translated protein: MQSLKLDVSGDLIFLSGELQLVSGPEEIAQCCALAVGTNKGEWILDPEMGIDFARITGKGVTEEEIRDELTAGVLQELRIQTVDTVTVTFDRQKRTATADFTATAVNGDVITIEGVDTVVG
- a CDS encoding baseplate J/gp47 family protein → MLDSTGFKRLRFDDLFAQMEDKAKEAFGDTVNTSVRSPLGIILRIFAWFLAIIWSTAEDVYNSGYIPTATGNNLDRLGPQVGITRTLAQWASGQLTITGTPGYVVPAGFRAATASGVVFETLTSVTLTGSTGTIAIEALEAGSGGNLGAGMITVVVNPVPDVTSVTNAAPTTGGREKETDAEFRNRFDQSVAGGGAASVDALRGALLRLPTVRAATIIENTGMTADSAGRPPKSFQAYVLGGDEQGIAETIFATKSGGIESHGAISKQVEDLGGQAHTVKFSRATEVVIKVSVAVIKNERYPADGDEQVRSALIRYIGGTDAAGSYYNGLSMGVAVVYTRLISAVYSVEGVEDIALTVGKVSGSLGGSNVLIQPYEVAQTTAAQISVSSHV